In one window of Streptomyces griseus subsp. griseus DNA:
- a CDS encoding MmpS family transport accessory protein — protein MKRTTRTTGTGGRLRTAACALAVTGLVFGLGACSAESVDEAAAKAVDKAVDETYDVTYEVTGTSVDEIAFHGGGGDAMDPKLETVTSPALPWKKTVTLRGIMPPAVMPMAVEADGADVTCTITYQGKVIKEAEGEGMLTAGGCVAVSPIVG, from the coding sequence ATGAAGCGCACCACCCGCACGACCGGCACCGGCGGCCGCCTTCGCACGGCCGCGTGCGCCCTCGCGGTCACCGGCCTCGTGTTCGGCCTCGGGGCCTGTTCGGCCGAGTCGGTGGACGAGGCGGCCGCCAAGGCGGTCGACAAGGCCGTGGACGAGACGTACGACGTCACCTACGAGGTGACCGGCACGAGCGTCGACGAGATCGCGTTCCACGGCGGGGGCGGCGACGCGATGGACCCGAAGCTGGAGACCGTCACCTCGCCCGCCCTGCCGTGGAAGAAGACCGTGACGCTGCGCGGCATCATGCCGCCCGCCGTGATGCCGATGGCGGTCGAGGCCGACGGCGCCGACGTCACCTGCACCATCACGTACCAGGGCAAGGTCATCAAGGAGGCCGAGGGCGAGGGCATGCTCACGGCGGGCGGCTGCGTCGCCGTCTCGCCGATCGTGGGCTGA
- a CDS encoding ATP-binding protein — translation MTVPETTTAVGQASGAQALRPHAEDAFADELKALAAADDRPRPARWRLSPWAVATYLQGGTLHDGTVITPKYVGPRRLIEVAVTTLATDRALLLLGVPGTAKTWVSEHLAAAVSGDSTLLVQGTAGTPEEAVRYGWNYAQLLAHGPSRDALVPSPLMRAMSEGMTARVEELTRIPADVQDSLITILSEKTLPIPELGQEVQAVRGFNVIATANDRDRGVNELSSALRRRFNTVVLPLPATPDAEVDIVSRRVDQIGRSLDLPAAPEGLSEIRRVVTVFRELRDGVTTDGRTKLKSPSGTLSTAEAISVVTNGLALAAHFGDGILRPGDVAAGILGAVVRDPAADRVVWQEYLETVVRERDGWKDFYRACREVSV, via the coding sequence ATGACCGTGCCCGAAACCACCACCGCAGTCGGCCAGGCGTCCGGCGCCCAGGCGCTGCGCCCGCACGCCGAGGACGCGTTCGCCGACGAGCTGAAGGCGCTCGCCGCCGCAGACGACCGCCCCAGGCCCGCCCGCTGGCGCCTCTCGCCCTGGGCCGTCGCCACCTATCTCCAGGGCGGGACACTGCATGACGGAACGGTGATCACACCGAAGTACGTGGGCCCGCGCCGGCTGATCGAAGTGGCCGTGACCACCCTGGCCACCGACCGCGCGCTGCTCCTGCTCGGCGTCCCCGGCACCGCCAAGACGTGGGTCTCCGAACACCTCGCCGCCGCCGTCAGCGGTGACTCCACCCTCCTCGTGCAGGGCACCGCCGGCACCCCGGAGGAAGCCGTCCGCTACGGGTGGAACTACGCCCAGCTGCTGGCCCACGGCCCCAGCCGCGACGCGCTGGTGCCCAGCCCGCTCATGCGGGCCATGTCGGAGGGCATGACCGCCCGGGTCGAGGAGCTGACCCGCATCCCCGCCGATGTGCAGGACTCGCTCATCACGATCCTGTCCGAGAAGACCCTCCCCATCCCCGAGCTGGGGCAGGAGGTCCAGGCCGTCCGCGGCTTCAACGTGATCGCCACGGCCAACGACCGCGACCGGGGCGTCAACGAGCTCTCCAGCGCGCTGCGCCGCCGGTTCAACACCGTCGTCCTGCCACTGCCCGCGACGCCCGACGCCGAGGTCGACATCGTCTCCCGGCGCGTCGACCAGATCGGACGCTCGCTGGACCTGCCTGCCGCGCCGGAGGGGCTCTCCGAGATCCGGCGTGTGGTGACGGTCTTCCGCGAGCTGCGCGACGGCGTCACCACCGACGGGCGCACCAAGCTCAAGTCGCCCTCGGGCACGCTCTCCACGGCCGAGGCGATCTCCGTCGTCACCAACGGACTCGCCCTCGCCGCCCACTTCGGCGACGGCATCCTGCGCCCGGGCGATGTCGCCGCGGGCATCCTCGGCGCGGTCGTCCGGGACCCGGCCGCGGACCGCGTGGTCTGGCAGGAGTACCTGGAGACCGTGGTGCGCGAGCGGGACGGCTGGAAGGACTTCTACCGCGCCTGCCGCGAGGTCTCCGTATGA